In the Styela clava chromosome 8, kaStyClav1.hap1.2, whole genome shotgun sequence genome, one interval contains:
- the LOC120345834 gene encoding acetylcholine receptor subunit beta-like, with protein MFASRQIIIYILVLISVCYAMAKGNWNTDEARVLSKILDGYDKNARPESGNSNKTEIHLSMTLSQVIAVSEKTEAMTTSIYMIHTWYDYRLMWNESEYGGVNVSRVPADDVWVPRIILQNSKDDKFDVSLRTDVLVYPNGMMEWMPPSLYISSCEIEVSLFPFDWQNCSMIFRSLSHDSDEMTLTADDYITIDKSAFQENGEWDLISKPISTAMTYRGNVPYDDVIFYFILQRRPQFYIMNLIVPCILMMTFSCFTFFLPAVSAQKMTLSVSTLLGETVFLFLIAQRMPETSRSIPLIVAYLIFSMALIINCVVFSVIVCNVHFRSSTTHRMPHWMGKYLMGHVARLLKVQRPIPSSPWQLAMERRRKRLKELAAKDAKASRSAWRAPSEMLFDNKAKRYGFRTRHIQDMTGFTEVTPAANGKVESSAIPAALLPVPDKYKPAVDGVNWISNHVKDKEIKAQSCDDWEYCALILDRVFFWIYMSAFILGTVAFFIRISVAYYPKPDPPDEQKEISTFFYGIFAM; from the exons ATGTTTGCGTCTCGgcaaattataatttatattcttgTACTCATCTCAGTATGTTACGCAATGGCAAAAGGGAATTGGAATACGGATGAAGCCAGAGTTCTATCAAAAATTTTAGATGGCTACGATAAAAAT gCGCGACCTGAAAGcggaaattcaaataaaacagaaattCACCTTTCGATGACATTGTCTCAAGTAATTGCTGTG AGTGAAAAAACTGAGGCAATGACAACGTCAATATATATGATCCATACGTGGTATGATTATAGACTGATGTGGAATGAATCCGAGTATGGCGGAGTCAACGTATCTAGAGTTCCTGCAGACGATGTATGGGTTCCGAGGATTATACTGCAAAACAG CAAAGATGACAAGTTCGATGTTTCATTGCGCACTGATGTGCTGGTATATCCTAACGGAATGATGGAATGGATGCCGCCTTCTTTGTATATTAGTTCTTGCGAAATTGAG GTTTCTCTTTTTCCATTCGACTGGCAAAACTGTTCAATGATTTTCCGTTCGCTGTCTCATGATTCTGACGAAATGACTTTGACAGCTGATGACTACATTACAATAGATAAAAGCG CATTTCAGGAAAATGGTGAATGGGACCTCATAAGCAAGCCTATAAGTACCGCAATGACATATCGAGGTAATGTCCCATACGATGACGTCATATTCTACTTTATTCTGCAACGTCGTCCACAATTTTACATCATGAACTTGATTGTACCTTGCATTTTGATGATGACGTTCTCTTGTTTCACCTTTTTTCTTCCGGCGGTATCCG CTCAAAAGATGACACTTTCTGTTTCAACACTTCTCGGCGAAACTGTATTCCTGTTCCTGATCGCACAGAGAATGCCAGAAACATCGCGATCCATTCCTCTGATCGTTGCTTACCTGATATTTTCTATGGCTCTCATCATAAATTGTGTAGTGTTTAG CGTCATAGTGTGCAATGTTCACTTTCGTTCGTCGACAACTCATCGAATGCCTCATTGGATGGGAAAATACTTGATGGGACACGTGGCTCGTCTGTTGAAGGTGCAACGACCTATACCGTCTTCCCCATGGCAACTAG CAATGGAAAGAAGGAGGAAACGATTAAAGGAACTGGCAGCAAAAGATGCAAAAGCTAGTCGTTCTGCATGGCGGGCGCCAAGCGAAATGCTTTTTGATAATAAA gCGAAGCGATATGGATTTCGAACAAGACACATTCAAGACATGACTGGGTTCACCGAAGTCACACCGGCAGCAAATGGAAAAGTGGAATCTTCAGCAATTCCTGCAGCTCTTTTACCAGTACCAGATAAATATAAACCTGCTGTCGACGGCGTTAACTGGATTTCAAACCATGTCAAGGATAAAGAAATAAAAGCACAG tCATGCGACGACTGGGAATATTGTGCTCTCATACTGGATCGAGTATTTTTCTGGATTTACATGTCAGCGTTCATTCTTGGCACAGTAGCATTCTTTATTCGAATATCGGTTGCCTATTATCCAAAACCAGATCCACCGGACGAACAAAAAGAAATATCTACGTTTTTCTACGGGATTTTTGCCATGTGA
- the LOC144425872 gene encoding sodium-coupled monocarboxylate transporter 1-like, translating into MTDTENDITLKAADYAVFGVMLGISAIVGIYFAIKDRNAKGDVENYLLGGRKISWLASGFSSSLSFLSAVSVLGIPAEMMYYGGGYCMLIFSILLCNAISAEMILPIYYKLGLSSAYEYLGLRFGPVVRTIATTIYILQTITYTGVMMFAPALVLNAVAGFSLWGAVLSIGAVCILYTTLI; encoded by the exons ATGACGGACACAGAGAACGATATTACATTGAAAGCAGCGGATTATGCGGTTTTTGGAGTAATGCTGGGGATTTCAGCAATAGTTGGAATTTATTTTGCTATCAAGGATCGAAATGCTAAAGGAGATGTAGAAAACTACTTGCTAGGGGGaag aaaaatatcaTGGCTGGCTTCAGGATTCTCGTCCTCTCTTTCATTCCTATCAGCCGTGAGTGTTCTTGGAATTCCAGCTGAAATGATGTACTATGGAGGAGGTTACTGCAT GTTGATATTTTCTATTCTTTTATGCAACGCAATCAGCGCCGAAATGATTCTTCCGATATACTACAAACTAGGACTATCAAGTGCATACGAG TATCTTGGCCTAAGATTTGGTCCAGTTGTTCGAACAATCGCAACTACGATTTATATACTGCAAACAATAACCTACACTGGCGTGATGATGTTTGCCCCAGCACTTGTTCTAAATGCCG TGGCTGGATTTTCATTGTGGGGAGCGGTTCTCTCTATTGGAGCGGTTTGCATTCTATACACCACACTG ATTTGA
- the LOC120346150 gene encoding sodium-coupled monocarboxylate transporter 1-like, giving the protein MLGISLAVGIYFAAKDRNANGSVGNYLLGGRKISWVASGFSNSLTFLSGVSVLGIPAEMVYYGAAYVMLLLGMLLCNIVSAEMFLPIYYKLELSSAYEYFNVRFGTVVQKIATTIYIVQTIAYTGVTMFAPALVLNAVAEFSLWGAVLSVGTVCIIYTTLGGLKAVIWTDVIQGCVLLAVLLIVSFMGAEHAGGFQNVWKICRDGDRLDFFRFDFDPRYRLTFWSTVFGLGMMWTSITCTNQAVSQRFLCCRSIKAGKMSMYLATISSLLMAILLYIIGFIAYAYFGDCDPLLSEKISAADQVLPYMVMLVFRDLPGMSGLFIAGLFSASLSTISSALNGMTSVTVGDLIKPHFNFSENKLLWISKGLTLTYGIICIAFAYLSSILGGLIQTTLSLLGICAGPLFGPVVLGTLVPFTNSIGATSGMLISLAFNIWIFVGSTIYPPPPEFMRAKYITTSGCPVSNSTQNFTTIPLTSSSSFLATDTDKTLIVSEERPAIADFYAVSFALYALYGLMVNLLVGLIVSCVSGGLKTRHRVNPNHIYLPFEHKLLRWLPEKFRRIMRPNFVTAESEISPKQELNLEDINSDGNTSGKENPDGKLNSGFIDDETIITTM; this is encoded by the exons ATGTTAGGGATTTCATTAGCAGTCGGAATCTATTTTGCTGCCAAGGATCGAAATGCCAACGGAAGTGTCGGCAATTATTTGCTGGGCGGCCG aaaaatttcatGGGTGGCTTCCGGATTCTCGAACTCTCTTACGTTTCTATCGGGTGTGAGTGTTCTTGGAATTCCTGCTGAAATGGTGTACTATGGAGCAGCTTACGTCAT GTTGTTACTGGGCATGCTTCTATGCAACATAGTCAGCGCTGAAATGTTTCTTCCGATATACTACAAACTAGAATTATCGAGTGCTTATGAG TACTTCAACGTTAGATTTGGAACAGTTGTTCAAAAAATCGCCACTACAATTTACATAGTTCAGACAATAGCCTATACTGGTGTGACAATGTTTGCTCCAGCATTGGTTCTAAATGCCG TGGCAGAATTTTCATTGTGGGGAGCGGTTCTGTCCGTGGGGACGGTTTGCATTATATACACCACACTG ggCGGTTTAAAAGCTGTCATATGGACTGATGTCATACAAGGTTGTGTATTGCTGGCGGTATTGTTGATAGTTTCTTTCATGGGTGCAGAACATGCTGGTGGATTCCAAAACGTATGGAAAATATGTCGCGATGGCGACAGACTCGATTTTTTTAG GTTTGACTTTGATCCGAGATATCGACTCACTTTTTGGTCTACTGTTTTTGGACTGGGAATGATGTGGACTAGTATTACATGCACAAACCAAGCCGTGTCTCAGCGATTTCTTTGCTGTAGATCAATTAAAGCAGGAAAAAT GTCAATGTATTTGGCAACGATATCCAGTTTACTGATGGCAATTCTTCTCTATATAATTGGCTTTATCGCGTACGCATATTTCGGAGATTGCGATCCTCTACTGAGTGAAAAGATATCAGCCGCCGACCAG GTTCTACCTTATATGGTCATGCTCGTCTTTCGTGATCTCCCAGGAATGTCTGGATTATTTATTGCTGGACTCTTTTCAGCATCGTTAAG CACAATTTCAAGTGCATTGAACGGAATGACATCTGTAACTGTCGGGGATCTGATCAAACCTCATTTCAACTTTAGTGAAAACAAGCTTTTATGGATTTCGAAAG gCTTGACATTGACATACGGCATCATCTGCATTGCATTTGCATATCTCTCTTCAATACTAGGCGGACTCATACAAACAACTCTGAGTTTACTTGGAATCTGCGCTGGGCCGTTGTTTGGACCTGTAGTGTTGGGTACATTGGTTCCATTTACCAACTCCATC GGGGCGACAAGCGGAATGCTCATATCTCTTGCTTTTAATATTTGGATTTTCGTTGGATCCACAATATATCCACCACCTCCAGAATTTATGAGAGCTAAGTACATTACGACATCGGGGTGTCCGGTCTCAAATTCTACTCAGAATTTCACCACAATACCATTGACGTCTTCATCATCATTTCTCGCAACAGATACCGACAAAACATTGATCGTTTCCGAGGAAAGACCAGCAATAGCTGATTTCTATGCTGTATCGTTCGCATTATACGCCTTGTATGGCCTTATGGTTAATCTTCTAGTTGGACTCATCGTAAGTTGTGTCTCAG GTGGATTGAAAACACGTCATCGTGTGAAtccaaatcatatttatttgcCGTTCGAACACAAATTACTTCGATGGTTGCCAGAAAAATTTAGAAGAATTATGAGACCGAATTTTGTTACTGCAGAG aGTGAGATTTCACCGAAGCAAGAATTAAATCTGGAAGACATCAATAGTGACGGAAATACGTCTGGCAAAGAAAACCCAGATGGAAAACTAAACTCCGGATTTATTGATGATGAGACCATTATAACCACGATGTGA